One window of Thioclava sp. GXIMD4216 genomic DNA carries:
- the tagF gene encoding type VI secretion system-associated protein TagF → MQEASVLNTAPIGLLGKHPGYGDFLQAGLGASIVEALNQWLDASLGGLRDEMGNDWPAFWDRAQELRFWVGRGHFGQTLAGVLRPSHDKVGRRFPLLLLTQGADLPAPTDPASDQSLWDRFSAHLDKAQPGQGAAALLHGLDLALPDEAAKASQGPQVWAHHPEGDLAALLRSAATVERERAMLTRVHFWTKGEAGRAAQWIAGPQMPDARVMGWLLGGMPEAA, encoded by the coding sequence ATGCAGGAGGCATCCGTTCTGAACACCGCGCCGATAGGTCTTCTGGGCAAGCATCCGGGCTATGGCGATTTCCTGCAGGCAGGGCTGGGGGCCTCGATTGTCGAGGCGCTCAACCAGTGGCTTGATGCCTCTTTGGGGGGGCTGCGTGACGAGATGGGCAATGACTGGCCTGCCTTTTGGGACCGTGCGCAAGAGCTGCGGTTCTGGGTCGGGCGCGGCCATTTCGGTCAGACGCTGGCGGGGGTTCTGCGGCCGTCCCATGACAAGGTGGGGCGGCGGTTCCCGCTGCTGCTGTTGACGCAGGGGGCGGATCTGCCCGCCCCGACCGACCCCGCCTCGGACCAGAGCCTGTGGGACAGGTTCTCGGCGCATCTCGACAAGGCGCAACCGGGACAGGGGGCTGCGGCACTGTTGCACGGGCTTGATCTGGCCTTGCCCGACGAGGCTGCGAAAGCCAGTCAGGGGCCACAGGTCTGGGCGCATCACCCCGAGGGCGACCTTGCGGCGCTGCTGCGCTCGGCTGCGACAGTCGAGCGCGAGCGCGCCATGTTGACGCGGGTCCATTTCTGGACGAAGGGGGAGGCGGGCCGCGCAGCCCAGTGGATTGCCGGACCGCAGATGCCCGATGCGCGGGTGATGGGTTGGCTCTTGGGGGGCATGCCGGAGGCGGCGTAA
- a CDS encoding protein phosphatase 2C domain-containing protein translates to MDGFFSNGVFCFETGAATDVGCRRSINEDSLICRPEFGLWTVADGMGGHAAGDYASGMIVQELGSVGVAASEQDLQARYMERLVRANQAIRSHAVKLGGQTIGSTVVSLLVQGEDWFVVWSGDSRAYLMREGHLVQQSRDHTELQAMLDGGQLRPEDARSYPRKNVITRAIGVTAEPQCDIVSGKLRAGDLFVLCSDGLMEHMADREIAAIVRDYPPQAACNQLIRETLARGARDNVTVVVISCSPTMFDETTQPV, encoded by the coding sequence ATGGACGGTTTTTTCAGCAATGGTGTGTTCTGTTTCGAAACGGGCGCCGCCACCGATGTGGGCTGCCGCCGGTCGATCAACGAGGACAGTCTGATCTGCCGTCCCGAATTCGGTCTGTGGACGGTGGCCGATGGTATGGGCGGCCATGCGGCGGGGGATTATGCCAGTGGCATGATCGTGCAGGAACTCGGCTCGGTCGGGGTGGCGGCCTCGGAGCAGGATCTGCAGGCGCGGTATATGGAACGGCTGGTGCGTGCAAATCAGGCGATCCGCAGCCATGCGGTCAAACTGGGTGGGCAGACCATCGGCTCGACGGTGGTTTCGCTCCTTGTGCAGGGCGAGGACTGGTTTGTCGTCTGGTCCGGAGACAGCCGCGCCTATCTGATGCGCGAGGGTCATCTGGTGCAGCAAAGCCGCGACCATACCGAGTTGCAGGCCATGCTGGACGGCGGACAGTTGCGCCCCGAAGACGCGCGTAGCTACCCGCGCAAGAATGTCATTACCCGCGCGATCGGTGTCACCGCCGAGCCGCAATGCGACATTGTTTCGGGCAAGCTCAGGGCGGGGGATCTGTTCGTGCTATGCTCGGACGGGTTGATGGAGCATATGGCCGATCGCGAGATTGCCGCCATCGTGCGCGATTATCCGCCGCAGGCGGCCTGCAACCAGCTGATCCGCGAGACTCTGGCGCGCGGGGCACGCGATAATGTGACGGTGGTTGTGATAAGCTGCAGCCCGACCATGTTTGACGAGACGACCCAACCCGTATGA
- a CDS encoding MotA/TolQ/ExbB proton channel family protein: MSQLLSPLSLAVFAALGLLSLAMLTVALRKLAQFRKMGVGGGHKAEAALDLWLAGRVNEAVTAARTQKTVLGRILAGVISGLQARPGDTGFAEELGRQTALVELARMGRYMRFLDICVQSAPMLGLLGTVLGMIDAFATLSATQGMADPASLAGGIWTALTTTAAGLALALVASFITTWFESRIDQERIMAEALISAAIYGRVDPAHKG, encoded by the coding sequence ATGTCACAGCTTCTTTCTCCGCTTTCACTCGCTGTTTTTGCGGCTTTGGGACTGTTGTCTCTGGCCATGCTGACGGTGGCCCTTCGCAAACTGGCGCAATTCCGCAAGATGGGCGTCGGCGGGGGGCATAAGGCAGAGGCCGCGCTGGATCTGTGGCTTGCGGGGCGCGTCAACGAGGCGGTTACCGCCGCGCGCACCCAGAAGACCGTGCTGGGGCGTATTCTGGCCGGAGTGATCTCGGGGCTTCAGGCCCGCCCGGGCGATACCGGATTTGCCGAAGAGCTGGGGCGCCAGACCGCGCTTGTCGAACTGGCGCGGATGGGGCGGTACATGCGCTTCCTTGATATCTGTGTGCAATCGGCCCCGATGCTGGGGCTTCTGGGCACGGTGCTGGGCATGATCGACGCCTTCGCCACGCTGTCGGCCACGCAGGGGATGGCCGATCCGGCCAGCCTTGCCGGAGGGATCTGGACGGCGCTGACGACCACGGCGGCGGGGCTGGCTCTGGCGCTGGTGGCAAGTTTCATCACCACATGGTTCGAAAGCCGCATCGATCAGGAACGGATCATGGCCGAGGCGCTGATCTCCGCGGCGATCTACGGGCGGGTTGATCCGGCGCATAAGGGATAA
- a CDS encoding serine/threonine-protein kinase: protein MTRPPHMPTDPPQGDEEATRLAGLPSAAQASVPQPPVVQAPVPQGDDERTQFAFAPATEEATRFDTGAAAGAPAAKPSAGQADLKIGTLINNNYRVTAELKAGGMGSVYRGVEIGTGDPVAIKLVLSVLAEHEQTAMLFRREARTLRQLTHPAIVRYYNYVQDPQLDRYFLVMEYIDGIALSDYVVSRGTLGSEAALTLMERLAGGLGSAHALGVIHRDLSPDNVMLPGGDIAQARLIDFGIARSAIQSDRQLDNQFAGKLKYVAPEQLGLYGGDAGPRADIYGLALLVIAALQGKPLQMGATIEEAIERRAEVPDISAVPLRLQPLLRQMLAPDPADRPASMEALLAKIEALRAPAQPRPVAGLSLPPGLQGPLPPEAPVPERSGMDKASAPKRKRDPLPRRLVLLMGVVFAAVLGFAGWQSGWLRPQGQMEASGAGAVAEAANGLAPREAGTRDAFLASYPSAPACFYAHRLTAGPRTGVLSVLSTADAGTTLPAPDLVSDYAKTFGAAPGRFDARITDAQCPVLDFAREMQARPGPDLALTVANDDIASGETLRATLEADPQAQTWVGLVTPEGQIYNLGGRLTGKDLAFALSTGAAGQAQTQLVLSIASTQALVGLATLQDGAEAAKIMPGLLAEIRQTGQQVSVRVTPIHLHPAPDEAAE from the coding sequence ATGACCCGCCCTCCGCACATGCCGACCGATCCGCCACAAGGCGATGAGGAAGCGACCCGTCTGGCGGGCCTGCCGTCTGCTGCGCAGGCCTCCGTTCCGCAGCCTCCGGTCGTGCAGGCCCCTGTGCCGCAAGGCGATGACGAGCGCACGCAATTCGCCTTTGCGCCCGCGACGGAGGAGGCGACACGCTTCGATACGGGGGCGGCAGCGGGCGCCCCTGCGGCCAAGCCATCCGCAGGGCAGGCCGATCTCAAGATCGGGACGCTGATCAACAACAATTACCGCGTCACCGCCGAGTTGAAGGCCGGAGGCATGGGCTCGGTCTATCGCGGGGTGGAAATCGGGACGGGGGATCCGGTGGCCATCAAGCTGGTGCTGTCGGTTCTGGCCGAGCACGAGCAGACCGCCATGCTGTTTCGCCGCGAGGCCCGCACGCTGCGCCAGCTGACCCATCCGGCCATCGTGCGCTATTACAATTACGTGCAGGACCCGCAACTCGACCGGTATTTCCTTGTCATGGAATATATCGACGGGATCGCGCTGTCGGATTACGTGGTCAGCCGTGGCACGCTTGGCTCGGAAGCGGCGCTGACTCTGATGGAACGGCTTGCGGGGGGCTTGGGGTCCGCCCATGCGCTGGGAGTGATCCACCGCGATCTTTCGCCCGATAACGTGATGCTGCCGGGCGGTGATATCGCACAGGCGCGGCTGATCGATTTCGGGATCGCGCGCTCGGCTATCCAGAGCGACCGCCAGCTTGATAACCAGTTTGCGGGCAAGCTGAAATATGTGGCTCCGGAACAGCTTGGCCTTTACGGCGGCGATGCGGGACCGCGCGCCGATATCTACGGGCTGGCCCTGCTGGTCATTGCAGCATTGCAGGGCAAGCCGCTGCAGATGGGCGCCACGATCGAAGAAGCGATCGAGCGGCGTGCCGAGGTGCCCGATATCAGTGCGGTGCCATTGCGGTTGCAACCTTTACTGCGGCAGATGCTGGCCCCCGATCCGGCGGACCGTCCGGCCTCGATGGAGGCGCTTCTGGCCAAGATCGAGGCTTTGCGTGCCCCCGCCCAGCCGCGCCCCGTGGCCGGTCTGAGCCTGCCGCCCGGCTTGCAGGGGCCGCTCCCGCCCGAGGCCCCTGTGCCCGAGCGGTCGGGCATGGACAAGGCGTCTGCTCCGAAGCGCAAACGCGACCCGCTGCCGCGGCGGCTTGTGCTGTTGATGGGGGTGGTTTTTGCCGCTGTGCTGGGCTTTGCGGGCTGGCAAAGCGGCTGGTTGCGGCCTCAGGGCCAGATGGAGGCCTCAGGGGCGGGGGCTGTGGCCGAGGCCGCCAACGGGTTGGCCCCGCGCGAGGCAGGCACGCGCGATGCGTTTCTGGCCAGCTATCCGTCGGCTCCGGCCTGTTTTTATGCCCATCGTCTCACCGCAGGCCCGCGCACGGGGGTGCTGTCGGTGCTGTCGACGGCCGATGCGGGCACCACTCTGCCGGCACCGGATCTGGTGTCCGATTATGCGAAGACATTCGGTGCGGCACCGGGGCGGTTTGATGCCCGTATTACCGATGCACAATGCCCTGTGCTGGATTTCGCCCGCGAGATGCAGGCCCGTCCGGGCCCTGATCTGGCGCTGACCGTGGCCAATGACGATATCGCCTCCGGGGAAACCCTGCGGGCCACGCTCGAGGCGGATCCGCAGGCCCAGACATGGGTCGGGCTGGTGACGCCCGAGGGACAGATCTACAATCTTGGCGGGCGGTTGACGGGCAAGGATCTGGCCTTTGCCCTTTCGACCGGCGCGGCAGGGCAGGCACAGACGCAGCTTGTGCTGAGCATTGCCAGCACGCAGGCGCTTGTGGGGCTGGCGACGCTGCAGGATGGCGCTGAGGCCGCCAAGATCATGCCGGGACTGCTGGCCGAGATCAGGCAGACGGGGCAACAGGTCTCGGTGCGGGTGACACCGATCCATCTGCATCCTGCTCCTGATGAGGCGGCCGAGTAA
- a CDS encoding biopolymer transporter ExbD produces the protein MARKPPLLPPAPAREKPDMALAIVNVVLLLIMFFLATGALFNRAAPSSVSLSQTTDLAVTQLPKPLLEKRPDGGLYLDDAPVTPDALGNALAPVGDVYVLIDKTAPAFELTSLLALPGLSGHDIVLVTVHSQPEAGPQP, from the coding sequence ATGGCGCGCAAACCCCCGCTTCTGCCGCCTGCCCCCGCGCGTGAAAAGCCCGATATGGCTTTGGCAATCGTCAATGTGGTGCTGCTGCTTATCATGTTCTTTCTGGCCACTGGGGCGCTGTTCAACCGCGCGGCGCCCAGCAGCGTCAGCCTGTCGCAGACCACCGATCTGGCGGTGACGCAACTGCCGAAACCGCTGCTGGAAAAACGTCCCGATGGCGGGCTGTATCTGGATGATGCGCCGGTGACGCCCGACGCGCTTGGCAACGCGCTTGCGCCTGTCGGGGATGTGTATGTGCTGATCGACAAGACCGCGCCCGCCTTCGAGCTGACCTCGCTGCTGGCACTGCCGGGGCTGAGCGGCCATGACATCGTGCTGGTGACGGTCCATAGTCAACCGGAGGCGGGGCCGCAGCCATGA
- a CDS encoding DUF3320 domain-containing protein, producing the protein MSFDTAEEHTRGQVALELDVAQKVNFASSQNGVSVLKNVALQNLTDVPLEKLTLELSCSPGLIRPKIWTVDRLMPGQNQQLPDLETPLDTQLLGGLNEAERGELRFVVKQDGAALLDECHPIEMLARDEWGGVGDMAHLLAAFVSPNDAVVAAVLKDAGRLLESAGQSGAMNGYQSGDPSRSWMLAGAIWSAVTGMGLTYAVPPASFELNGQKIRDPGRIKSEGLATCLDTALLVAGCFEAAGLNPVILFSEGHAWTGVWLTERDFGSISEPDVMTVRKAIEAREFVVMETTLLTHRPSVGFEQAVDKARDLVSERNEHNFVMAIDIRRARAARIRPLASHRSAPEAETEEVVASPAALPRPLDLGLLPGELIEEAASTPADRISRWQRKLLDLSLRNRLLNFKDSKQTLPLLCPDVSALEDQLAEGRKFRALALKDEDPVGTRDLLAKDEPKLLEEVAKDAFAKGQIAVPLTGKESERRLLELHRRAKSDMQEGGTNTLFLAAGFLRWKKTEGDTRSYRAPLLLVPVKISRKSAQSEFVIEHHEDDVRFNTTLLEFLKRDFDLKVPELEGELPRDESGFDLPRIFEIMRRKVRDVAGFEVVEDLALSTFSFAKFLMWKDLVERTDGLRESALVRHLVDNPTEPFLAEGAPGLPVAVDVDRRLAPRDLFTPLPADSSQLAAVLAAQEGHDFVLIGPPGTGKSQTIANIISQCLAMQKTVLFVAEKSAALDVVQRRLASHGLGDAVLELHSNKADRKSVLAQLGRSWARASSASEAEWIRVTDDLTVTREQLNAYVAALHAKGTQGFSVFQAIGKAAGPAQPFSLSFANKDAHDAQSYMHLRKLSEALGRCHDIIAGRAPLPLIEAAEWSFGWQADLLERGAKLSLATQELSEAAEALAHQAGLAWTGAGDTSELQPLVLLSSIPESGEDVSWSLKRDVRELQVQTEALTENLTAYRDAAARTSGRYPMDRLDSIPLDQLDANWRLAQTKMWPFSAFAKSSVRKLLQTYAEGGSADPQTDIVALADAKRIRAGIEATPLNGCPVVKGVQTDTAQLNAWVDQARALHAAIAQVTPMVTDPVRWDLACQSLARESGGLRDAITFFRHRQGVWKEHADAFAQIAQVSPDGMALSDVLTALQVIQDNKAHLQDWTRWVEIRAQATGAGLEALVLAVEEGQIEDDIEAAFTSAYAAWWLPQAMDAQPELRGFSHWSHEDAIKRFRELDDRATSMAADQVLSRIQHGLPAQDAVARRSELGTLRHQLGLQRPSMPIRELISEMPDAFTKLAPCVLMSPLSVAQYLPAGQAAFDVVIFDEASQITTWDAIGAIARGKQAIIVGDPKQLPPTNFFGRSDAGEEDLPETERDLASILDEVAAAGVPTQQLDWHYRSRDEALIAFSNWHYYGGRLVTFPSPATVSDAVQLHQVDGVYGRGMGRTNESEARAIVRMTVRRLNEWLRWPEEERLTLGVITFNAEQQGLILDLLDEERRKNPDLEWFFEDAREEPVIVKNLENIQGDERDVMLFSITFGPDHAGKLSMAFGALNSDGGEKRLNVAVTRARAELHVFASIRADQIDLTRTKAIGVKHLKGFLDFAARGPVALPAQDDGSLGPVENVFEAAIKLAIEAKGWELRPQIGVSGFRIDLGVVHPDHAGVYLAGIECDGATYHGSATARDRDKVRQAVLENLGWTIFRIWSTDWFRNPATVVERIHAALSAHLEADRARRAEDEAEREAKFAETTEEEDTDVDADESNKIVSAETPVPQEVRTSPAPARQPPKFASGAQAGIVEPNDATEIIPDPSRFYDADYIPILEKMIAEIVRQEGPMPVALLGKCVSGRHGWQRTGRRISEQVSAALGHVEIYREGDVDFLWVSGTKTDRLAFRAGTDRAIRDISRAEIAELYERHATELSRSEDPVLDLARYAGIARLSADARSYLLTCLEWQRATRL; encoded by the coding sequence ATGTCATTTGATACGGCTGAGGAACACACGCGCGGCCAAGTCGCGTTGGAGCTTGACGTCGCGCAGAAAGTGAATTTCGCATCCTCCCAGAATGGCGTTTCCGTGCTGAAGAACGTTGCGCTGCAGAACCTGACAGATGTGCCGCTGGAGAAGCTGACCCTCGAGCTGTCCTGCAGCCCCGGATTGATCCGCCCGAAAATCTGGACGGTGGACCGGTTGATGCCCGGCCAAAATCAGCAGTTGCCTGACCTTGAAACGCCGCTTGATACGCAGCTCCTTGGGGGGCTCAACGAGGCGGAACGGGGCGAGTTGCGATTTGTCGTCAAACAGGATGGGGCGGCGCTGCTCGACGAATGCCATCCGATCGAGATGCTTGCACGTGACGAATGGGGCGGTGTTGGCGACATGGCGCATCTGCTGGCAGCTTTCGTCTCTCCGAATGATGCGGTCGTCGCAGCAGTCCTGAAAGACGCCGGGCGGCTGCTGGAAAGTGCTGGGCAGAGCGGCGCGATGAATGGCTATCAATCCGGCGACCCGTCCCGATCATGGATGCTGGCAGGGGCGATCTGGTCAGCGGTTACGGGTATGGGGCTGACTTATGCGGTACCGCCTGCAAGTTTCGAACTGAACGGCCAGAAGATCCGCGATCCCGGACGGATCAAATCCGAGGGTCTGGCGACCTGCCTCGACACGGCCCTCCTAGTGGCGGGCTGTTTCGAGGCAGCGGGCCTCAATCCGGTTATTCTTTTCTCCGAAGGCCACGCCTGGACCGGTGTCTGGCTGACCGAACGCGACTTCGGAAGCATCAGCGAGCCTGATGTGATGACAGTCCGCAAAGCCATCGAGGCGCGTGAATTCGTGGTCATGGAAACCACCTTGCTGACGCATCGGCCCAGCGTGGGATTCGAGCAGGCGGTTGATAAGGCGCGAGATCTTGTCTCGGAACGAAATGAACATAACTTTGTCATGGCGATCGACATCCGGCGGGCGCGGGCCGCGCGCATCCGCCCGCTTGCCAGCCATCGCTCCGCACCGGAGGCCGAAACCGAGGAGGTCGTTGCAAGTCCGGCGGCTTTGCCACGACCGCTTGATCTGGGGCTTCTGCCGGGCGAGCTGATCGAGGAGGCCGCCTCGACCCCTGCGGACCGGATCTCGCGCTGGCAACGCAAGCTGCTGGATCTGTCCTTGCGCAACCGGTTGTTAAACTTCAAAGACAGCAAGCAGACGCTTCCCTTGCTCTGTCCCGATGTCTCGGCGCTCGAGGACCAGCTGGCAGAGGGCAGGAAGTTCCGCGCGCTTGCGCTCAAGGACGAAGATCCGGTCGGCACGCGTGACCTTCTGGCAAAAGACGAGCCCAAGCTCCTTGAAGAAGTGGCGAAGGACGCGTTTGCCAAGGGCCAGATTGCGGTACCACTGACGGGCAAGGAAAGCGAGCGTCGGCTGCTGGAGTTGCACCGGCGAGCCAAGAGCGACATGCAGGAGGGCGGCACGAACACGCTGTTCCTTGCGGCAGGCTTCTTGCGCTGGAAAAAAACCGAAGGGGATACCCGCAGCTATCGGGCGCCGCTCCTTCTGGTGCCGGTGAAAATCTCGCGTAAGTCTGCCCAGTCGGAATTCGTGATCGAACATCACGAAGATGACGTGCGCTTCAACACCACGCTGCTGGAGTTCCTCAAGCGGGACTTCGACCTCAAGGTGCCCGAACTGGAGGGCGAACTGCCGCGCGACGAGAGTGGTTTCGACCTGCCGCGTATCTTCGAGATCATGCGCCGCAAGGTGCGCGATGTTGCGGGGTTCGAAGTGGTCGAGGATCTGGCGCTCTCGACCTTCTCTTTTGCCAAGTTCCTGATGTGGAAGGATCTGGTCGAGCGCACGGATGGCCTGCGTGAAAGCGCCTTGGTGAGGCACCTCGTCGACAACCCGACAGAACCGTTTCTGGCCGAAGGGGCGCCCGGGTTACCGGTTGCGGTTGATGTGGACCGCAGGCTTGCGCCGCGTGACCTGTTCACGCCGCTCCCTGCGGATTCCTCGCAGCTTGCAGCGGTTCTGGCCGCGCAGGAGGGGCATGATTTTGTCCTGATCGGTCCGCCGGGAACGGGCAAGAGCCAGACGATTGCCAATATCATTTCTCAATGCCTTGCCATGCAGAAGACCGTTCTCTTCGTGGCGGAGAAATCGGCCGCGCTGGATGTGGTGCAGCGGCGTCTCGCTTCGCACGGACTGGGCGATGCGGTGCTGGAGTTGCATTCCAACAAGGCCGACCGGAAATCGGTATTGGCGCAACTGGGCCGCAGCTGGGCGCGGGCGAGCAGTGCTTCTGAGGCCGAGTGGATCAGGGTGACAGATGACCTGACGGTCACCCGCGAACAGCTGAACGCCTATGTCGCGGCCTTGCATGCAAAGGGAACGCAAGGCTTCAGCGTGTTTCAGGCCATCGGAAAAGCCGCTGGTCCGGCACAACCGTTCAGCCTGTCTTTCGCCAATAAAGACGCGCATGATGCACAGAGCTACATGCATTTGCGAAAGCTGTCCGAGGCGCTTGGCCGCTGCCATGACATCATTGCAGGCCGTGCGCCGCTGCCGCTGATCGAGGCGGCGGAATGGTCTTTCGGCTGGCAGGCCGATCTTCTGGAGCGAGGCGCGAAACTGAGCCTCGCCACCCAAGAGCTGTCCGAGGCGGCAGAGGCGCTTGCGCATCAAGCGGGGCTGGCGTGGACAGGTGCGGGCGATACGTCAGAGCTTCAACCGCTTGTGCTTCTGTCGTCGATCCCCGAAAGCGGTGAGGATGTCAGCTGGTCGCTCAAGCGCGATGTCCGCGAGCTACAGGTTCAGACAGAGGCGCTTACGGAAAACCTTACCGCCTACAGGGACGCCGCCGCGCGGACGTCCGGGCGCTATCCGATGGATCGGCTGGACAGTATCCCGCTGGATCAGCTTGATGCCAACTGGCGGCTCGCGCAGACCAAGATGTGGCCGTTCTCGGCCTTTGCCAAATCTTCGGTTCGCAAGCTATTGCAGACCTATGCCGAGGGGGGCAGTGCCGATCCGCAGACCGATATCGTCGCTTTGGCCGATGCCAAACGTATCAGGGCCGGTATTGAAGCCACGCCACTCAACGGGTGTCCTGTGGTCAAAGGCGTGCAAACGGATACCGCACAGCTGAACGCATGGGTCGATCAAGCGCGCGCGTTACACGCGGCTATTGCCCAAGTCACGCCGATGGTCACCGATCCCGTTCGGTGGGATCTGGCCTGCCAGAGCCTTGCGAGGGAAAGCGGCGGCCTGAGAGACGCGATCACGTTCTTCCGGCACAGGCAGGGTGTGTGGAAGGAACATGCCGATGCCTTCGCGCAGATCGCGCAGGTATCGCCCGACGGTATGGCGCTATCCGATGTGCTGACAGCTTTGCAGGTCATTCAGGACAACAAGGCGCATCTACAGGACTGGACCCGTTGGGTCGAAATACGGGCGCAGGCCACGGGCGCGGGGCTTGAGGCGCTGGTTCTAGCTGTGGAAGAGGGGCAGATCGAGGACGATATCGAAGCTGCCTTCACCTCTGCCTATGCGGCGTGGTGGTTGCCTCAGGCCATGGATGCCCAGCCCGAGCTGCGCGGATTCTCCCACTGGTCGCATGAGGATGCGATCAAGCGCTTCAGGGAGCTGGATGATCGGGCGACCTCCATGGCGGCGGATCAGGTTCTCTCCCGCATCCAGCACGGGTTGCCCGCGCAAGATGCTGTCGCGCGCCGCTCGGAACTGGGCACATTGCGCCATCAGCTGGGGCTGCAACGGCCCAGCATGCCGATCCGGGAGCTGATCTCGGAAATGCCCGATGCCTTTACCAAGCTGGCGCCTTGCGTGCTGATGTCGCCGCTTTCCGTGGCGCAATATCTGCCTGCGGGACAGGCCGCCTTCGATGTGGTGATTTTCGATGAAGCCTCCCAGATCACCACTTGGGACGCGATCGGTGCGATCGCACGGGGCAAGCAGGCGATCATTGTCGGAGACCCGAAACAGTTGCCGCCTACGAATTTCTTCGGACGCAGCGATGCCGGAGAGGAGGATCTGCCGGAAACAGAGCGCGATCTGGCCTCCATTCTGGACGAGGTTGCAGCAGCAGGGGTTCCGACGCAGCAGCTTGACTGGCACTATCGCAGCCGAGACGAGGCGCTGATCGCCTTTTCCAACTGGCATTATTATGGCGGTCGACTGGTGACATTTCCCTCTCCGGCGACGGTGTCGGACGCGGTGCAACTGCATCAGGTGGATGGTGTCTACGGGCGGGGCATGGGACGGACCAACGAGTCAGAGGCCCGCGCGATTGTCCGCATGACGGTGCGCCGTCTCAACGAATGGCTGCGCTGGCCGGAAGAAGAGCGGCTGACGCTCGGGGTCATCACCTTCAATGCCGAACAACAGGGTCTGATCCTCGATCTTCTCGACGAGGAACGCCGCAAGAACCCCGATCTGGAATGGTTCTTCGAGGATGCGCGCGAAGAGCCGGTTATCGTGAAGAACCTCGAGAACATCCAAGGCGACGAGCGTGATGTCATGCTGTTCTCCATCACCTTCGGCCCCGATCATGCGGGCAAGCTCTCGATGGCTTTCGGGGCGCTCAACAGTGACGGCGGCGAAAAGCGTCTGAACGTTGCCGTCACGCGGGCCAGAGCCGAGCTGCATGTTTTCGCCTCGATCCGCGCGGACCAGATCGATCTGACCCGGACCAAAGCCATTGGCGTGAAACATCTCAAAGGCTTCCTCGATTTTGCGGCCCGCGGTCCGGTGGCACTTCCGGCGCAGGATGATGGCTCGCTTGGTCCGGTCGAGAATGTCTTCGAGGCCGCGATCAAGCTGGCGATCGAGGCCAAGGGATGGGAGTTGCGTCCGCAGATCGGCGTCTCAGGCTTCCGGATTGACCTTGGCGTTGTGCATCCCGATCACGCGGGCGTCTACCTTGCAGGGATCGAATGCGATGGCGCGACCTATCACGGCTCGGCCACAGCGCGGGACCGTGACAAGGTGCGGCAGGCGGTGCTGGAGAACCTTGGCTGGACGATCTTCCGGATCTGGTCGACCGACTGGTTCCGCAACCCTGCCACTGTGGTCGAGCGTATTCATGCCGCACTGAGCGCGCATCTCGAGGCGGATCGCGCCAGACGTGCGGAAGACGAGGCCGAGCGCGAGGCCAAGTTTGCGGAAACGACGGAGGAAGAAGACACGGACGTTGATGCGGACGAGAGTAACAAAATCGTCTCCGCCGAAACGCCGGTACCGCAAGAGGTCAGGACATCCCCCGCACCCGCCCGTCAGCCGCCGAAATTTGCCAGCGGCGCGCAGGCAGGTATCGTGGAGCCCAATGATGCGACCGAGATCATTCCCGATCCAAGCAGGTTCTATGATGCCGATTACATTCCCATTCTCGAAAAGATGATCGCGGAGATCGTCAGGCAAGAGGGACCTATGCCAGTGGCCTTACTCGGCAAGTGTGTGTCGGGGCGACATGGCTGGCAACGGACAGGACGGCGGATCTCCGAGCAAGTGTCCGCAGCTCTTGGCCATGTCGAAATATATCGCGAGGGAGACGTTGATTTCCTTTGGGTCTCCGGCACGAAGACCGACAGGCTGGCGTTCCGCGCGGGGACGGATCGCGCGATCCGGGACATTTCCCGGGCCGAAATCGCCGAACTTTACGAGCGCCACGCAACCGAGTTGAGCCGAAGCGAAGATCCGGTGCTCGATCTCGCCCGTTATGCAGGAATCGCGAGACTTTCGGCGGATGCGCGTTCGTATCTTCTGACATGCCTAGAATGGCAAAGGGCCACAAGGCTTTAA
- a CDS encoding biopolymer transporter ExbD, translating to MCAARPLLPPPPRRTRRVALTPLADTMFQLLIFFMLSSGLTPYSLLGLSGASGVGGQTMTASGTGQGGAQPARGRDQDQQLWRIGAGDVETNGQHFPFAQIDALAQALAQQEPVPDVVLVARAEAHVQDVVTVMARLHAQGLQNVRLAIDAEGGR from the coding sequence ATGTGTGCGGCCCGTCCCCTTCTGCCGCCTCCGCCGCGCCGCACGCGTCGCGTGGCGCTGACGCCTCTGGCGGATACGATGTTCCAGCTTCTGATCTTCTTCATGCTGTCTTCGGGCTTGACGCCCTATTCGCTGCTGGGGCTCAGCGGTGCCTCGGGGGTGGGTGGCCAGACCATGACCGCATCCGGCACGGGGCAGGGGGGAGCGCAACCGGCGCGAGGTCGTGATCAGGACCAGCAGCTCTGGCGTATCGGCGCGGGCGATGTCGAGACCAATGGCCAGCATTTCCCCTTCGCCCAGATCGACGCTCTCGCACAGGCGCTGGCGCAGCAAGAACCGGTGCCGGATGTCGTTCTGGTGGCGCGCGCCGAGGCGCATGTGCAGGATGTGGTGACCGTTATGGCGCGGTTGCACGCGCAGGGGCTGCAGAATGTGCGGCTGGCCATTGATGCGGAAGGTGGTCGCTGA